In Wenyingzhuangia fucanilytica, the following are encoded in one genomic region:
- the tig gene encoding trigger factor: protein MNITKENIDALNAVVKVDITAEDYQEKVASVLKDYRKKASVPGFRQGQVPMGLVKKQYGKSVMVDEVNKLLQESLNNFLAEEKLDILGNPLPKMDGEFNWDAENFSFEFELGLAPEINVDLTKGKIKKYNIIANDELIDKEVENLQNRFGNVITQEEVAENSTIAGVFANEEEGIETKASLTIEDIKGKLNTKKFVGSKVGDVLELKSKNLFNEDTKLAASLGLKVEDVADLAIPLTFKIEEISYTEPSELDQEFFDKIFGEGVVSSVTELRNKIKEDAEGQFAQQADQHLLNAITENLIENTSFDLPKEFLIKWLGTAGEKPLTDEEAAAEYEKSEKGLRYQLIEGKIMADNDVKVDFQELKDYAIGFIRQQMAQFGQMNPEDKELEDIAMRVLQNQDEAKRLQTQLISNKLLDLYKEKISFDEKEVTYEDFVKEVYK, encoded by the coding sequence ATGAACATTACTAAAGAGAATATCGATGCATTAAATGCAGTAGTTAAAGTTGATATTACAGCAGAGGATTATCAAGAAAAAGTTGCTTCTGTATTAAAAGATTATCGTAAAAAGGCAAGTGTACCTGGTTTTAGACAAGGACAAGTGCCAATGGGATTGGTGAAAAAGCAGTACGGAAAATCAGTAATGGTAGACGAGGTTAACAAGTTGTTACAAGAGTCTTTAAATAACTTTTTAGCTGAAGAAAAATTAGATATTTTAGGAAATCCATTACCAAAAATGGATGGAGAATTTAACTGGGATGCTGAAAACTTCTCTTTTGAATTTGAGTTAGGTTTGGCTCCTGAAATCAATGTAGATTTAACCAAAGGAAAGATTAAAAAATACAACATCATTGCTAATGATGAGTTGATTGATAAAGAAGTAGAAAACTTACAAAACCGTTTTGGAAATGTAATTACTCAAGAAGAAGTTGCTGAAAATTCAACAATTGCTGGAGTATTTGCAAATGAAGAAGAAGGAATTGAAACTAAAGCTTCTTTAACAATTGAAGATATCAAAGGAAAGTTAAATACAAAGAAATTTGTAGGATCTAAAGTTGGTGATGTTTTAGAATTAAAATCTAAAAACTTATTTAACGAAGACACTAAATTAGCTGCGTCTTTAGGATTAAAAGTAGAAGATGTTGCTGATTTGGCAATTCCTTTAACTTTTAAAATTGAAGAAATTAGTTATACTGAGCCTTCTGAATTAGATCAAGAGTTTTTTGATAAGATTTTTGGAGAAGGAGTTGTTTCTTCTGTTACAGAATTAAGAAATAAAATTAAAGAAGATGCTGAAGGGCAATTTGCTCAACAAGCAGATCAGCATTTATTAAACGCAATTACTGAAAACTTAATAGAAAACACTTCTTTTGATTTACCAAAAGAGTTTTTAATTAAGTGGTTAGGAACTGCAGGAGAAAAGCCTTTAACTGATGAAGAGGCTGCTGCAGAATACGAAAAATCTGAAAAAGGTTTACGTTACCAATTAATTGAAGGTAAGATAATGGCTGATAACGATGTAAAAGTTGATTTCCAAGAATTAAAAGATTACGCAATCGGATTTATCAGACAACAAATGGCTCAATTTGGACAAATGAATCCAGAAGATAAAGAGTTAGAAGATATCGCAATGCGTGTATTACAAAACCAAGATGAGGCTAAGAGATTACAAACTCAATTAATTAGCAACAAATTGTTAGACTTGTACAAAGAGAAAATTTCTTTTGATGAAAAAGAAGTTACTTACGAAGATTTTGTAAAAGAAGTTTACAAATAA
- a CDS encoding YifB family Mg chelatase-like AAA ATPase, whose protein sequence is MLEKVYAASFLGVDATIITIEVNIDSGIGYHLVGLPDNAVKESNFRIHAALKNNNLHFPGKKITINMAPADMRKEGTAYDISLAIGILAASKQINNTKLKDFIIMGELSLDGSLQPIKGVLPIAIEAKNQGFKGIVLPTENAKEAALIDDFEVYGLQNISEVIDFLDDNKTFEPLLFDTQKYLNEIENKFSFDFMDVKGQESVKRALEIAASGGHNILLIVPPGSGKTMLAKRLPSILPSMSLQEAIETTKIHSVAGNTKNKEGLILERPFRSPHHTVSDVALVGGGQYPQPGEISLAHNGVLFLDELPEFKRSVLEVMRQPLEDREVTISRAKFTITYPSSFMLIASMNPSPSGDFINDDSKIQSSSLEVKKYLNKISGPLLDRIDLHIEVNPVPFEKLSNEIPAEPSKSIKKRVQQARNIQTKRYEKENNIHYNAQMDVKHIKKYCKLNPDTKNLLKKAMESLNLSARAYDRILKVSRTIADLDNSENIESHHIAEAIQYRSLDREHWI, encoded by the coding sequence ATGTTAGAAAAAGTTTACGCAGCCTCCTTTTTGGGGGTTGATGCTACTATTATTACCATTGAGGTAAATATTGATAGTGGTATAGGTTATCATTTAGTAGGATTACCAGACAATGCTGTTAAAGAAAGTAATTTTAGAATTCACGCTGCTTTAAAAAACAACAACCTACATTTTCCAGGGAAAAAAATCACCATAAATATGGCTCCTGCCGATATGCGCAAAGAAGGAACCGCTTATGATATTTCTTTAGCCATTGGAATTTTAGCTGCCTCAAAACAAATAAACAACACCAAGTTAAAAGACTTTATTATTATGGGAGAACTTTCTTTAGACGGAAGTTTACAACCCATAAAAGGAGTATTACCCATAGCTATTGAAGCTAAAAACCAAGGCTTTAAAGGAATAGTACTTCCTACAGAAAATGCCAAAGAAGCTGCTTTGATTGATGACTTTGAAGTTTATGGATTACAAAACATTAGTGAAGTCATTGATTTTTTAGACGATAACAAAACTTTTGAACCCTTACTTTTTGACACCCAAAAATATCTAAACGAAATTGAAAACAAATTTTCTTTTGACTTTATGGATGTTAAAGGACAAGAATCTGTTAAACGTGCTTTAGAAATTGCCGCATCAGGCGGACATAATATTTTACTAATTGTCCCACCAGGATCTGGAAAAACCATGCTTGCCAAAAGATTGCCAAGTATATTACCCTCTATGTCTTTACAAGAAGCTATTGAGACTACTAAAATTCACTCCGTAGCTGGTAACACCAAAAACAAAGAAGGTTTAATTTTAGAACGTCCTTTTAGGTCTCCCCACCACACGGTTTCTGATGTAGCATTAGTAGGAGGAGGACAATATCCACAACCAGGAGAAATATCCTTGGCACATAACGGAGTTTTGTTTTTAGATGAATTACCAGAATTTAAAAGAAGTGTTTTAGAAGTAATGAGACAGCCTTTAGAAGATAGAGAGGTTACCATTTCTAGAGCTAAGTTTACCATTACCTACCCTAGTAGTTTTATGTTAATTGCGAGTATGAATCCATCACCTAGTGGAGATTTTATTAATGATGATAGCAAAATTCAGTCTTCATCATTAGAAGTAAAAAAATACCTCAACAAAATATCAGGTCCTTTATTAGATAGAATTGATTTGCATATAGAAGTAAATCCTGTTCCATTTGAAAAACTAAGTAATGAAATTCCTGCTGAACCTAGCAAATCCATCAAAAAAAGGGTTCAGCAAGCTAGAAACATTCAAACAAAAAGATACGAGAAAGAAAACAACATACATTACAACGCGCAAATGGATGTAAAGCATATTAAAAAATATTGTAAACTAAATCCAGACACTAAAAACTTACTAAAAAAAGCCATGGAATCTTTAAATCTATCCGCACGAGCTTATGATAGAATTTTAAAAGTAAGTAGAACTATTGCAGATTTAGACAATTCAGAAAACATTGAATCGCATCACATTGCCGAAGCCATTCAATACAGAAGTTTAGATAGAGAGCATTGGATTTAA
- a CDS encoding DMT family transporter: protein MKGSKSIFYMIFSVIAFSLMNTGVKYLNDFSAYQIVFFRSIGTLCFTIPLIIKHKIPILGTRKKWLILRGVAGVISLTCFFQSLNYLSLGTAVSLRYTSPIFAAIFALLFLKEKVKPIQWFLFLIAFLGVLIIKGFGVDVNSIGLILAILSAIFLGIIFVLIRKIGDSENSLVIINYFMVMAFVFGGLMCINHWRNPNAVEWLLLLSLGVFGYVGQLYLTKAFQSYETNVIAPLKYLEVVFMILIGTFWYKETYNLWTLLGVLLIMVSLIYNVYLKRKKSKA, encoded by the coding sequence ATGAAAGGCTCAAAATCAATTTTTTACATGATTTTTAGTGTTATTGCATTTTCTTTAATGAATACTGGAGTAAAGTATTTAAATGATTTTAGCGCATACCAAATTGTTTTTTTTAGATCTATTGGAACTTTGTGTTTTACAATTCCATTAATCATTAAACATAAAATTCCAATTTTGGGAACTCGAAAAAAATGGTTGATTCTTAGAGGTGTTGCTGGTGTTATTTCACTAACGTGTTTTTTTCAGTCTTTAAATTATTTGTCTTTAGGAACTGCGGTTTCTTTAAGATATACTTCTCCTATTTTTGCTGCAATTTTTGCCCTTTTATTTTTAAAAGAAAAGGTAAAACCTATACAGTGGTTTTTATTTTTAATTGCCTTTTTAGGAGTGTTAATTATTAAAGGTTTTGGGGTAGATGTAAATTCTATTGGTTTAATTTTAGCCATACTATCCGCTATTTTTTTAGGAATTATTTTTGTGTTGATTCGTAAAATTGGCGATTCAGAAAACTCATTAGTTATCATTAATTATTTTATGGTGATGGCATTTGTTTTTGGTGGATTGATGTGTATCAATCATTGGAGAAATCCAAATGCAGTGGAATGGTTACTTTTATTAAGTTTAGGAGTTTTTGGATATGTAGGACAGTTGTATTTAACCAAAGCATTTCAATCTTATGAAACCAATGTAATAGCACCTTTAAAATATTTAGAGGTAGTTTTTATGATTTTAATTGGTACCTTTTGGTATAAAGAAACCTATAATTTATGGACGCTTTTAGGAGTCTTGTTAATTATGGTTAGTTTAATTTATAATGTTTATTTAAAAAGAAAAAAGAGCAAAGCTTAA